A genomic stretch from Hemitrygon akajei chromosome 10, sHemAka1.3, whole genome shotgun sequence includes:
- the sinhcaf gene encoding SIN3-HDAC complex-associated factor isoform X1: protein MFGFHKPKMYRSLDGCCICRAKSSSSRFTDSKRYEKDFQSCFGLNEARSGEICNACVLLVKRWKKLPVGSKKNWNHVVDVRAGPSLKTALKPKKAKSLTGSRIKASQISKIQKELKRQIMPHKQKMKKTQVGTESRPTSAKEPRAQVHFTSGDTEQETAATSTISKEKDQRELCKREGRSMRKREQPELQIPVTIETESESESEVDSDSLEKSDEDGGKSFSGNIEKTLMQIMRKLEKLNALKVIQKNDKYGNYV from the exons ATGTTTGGCTTCCACAAGCCCAAGATGTACCGGAGCCTGGACGGATGCTGCATCTGCAGGGCCAAATCATCCAGCTCACGGTTTACTGACAGCAAGCGCTATGAGAAGGACTTCCAGAGCTGCTTTGG ATTGAACGAAGCCCGCTCAGGAGAGATTTGCAATGCCTGTGTGCTGCTGGTGAAACGATGGAAGAAGCTCCCAGTGGGCTCCAAAAAGAACTGGAATCAT GTGGTTGATGTCCGTGCAGGACCAAGCTTGAAGACAGCATTGAAACCTAAGAAGGCAAAATCCCTCACTGGGAGCAGAATAAAAGCCAGTCAGATCAGCAAGATCCAGAAAGAGCTGAAACGTCAGA ttatgcctcacaaacagaagatgaagaaaactcaagttggaacagaatcaaggcccaCTTCTGCCAAAGAACCACGGGCTCAGGTACATttcacctccggcgatacagaacaagaaactgcggcaacatcgaccatttctaaagaaaaagaccaacgagaactgtgcaaacgtgaaggaaggagcatgcgcaaacgagagcaacctgaactacaaatcccagttacgattgaaaccgaaagtgaaagtgaatctgaggtagattcagattctctggaaaaatcagatgaagatggaggtaaaagtttttctggaaatatagaaaagactttgatgcaaataatgcgtaaattagaaaaattaaacGCATTAAAAGTAATCCaaaaaaatgataaatatggaaattatgtttga